A window of Cryptomeria japonica chromosome 3, Sugi_1.0, whole genome shotgun sequence contains these coding sequences:
- the LOC131035558 gene encoding aldo-keto reductase family 4 member C10-like, producing MYIFQTDYLPFQSVVDEHDANLRVQPFECYAENMEVFKRTAQLNTGAKIPLIGLGTVALDQNEEKIKAAVITALQVGYRHFDTASLYNSESPLGKALNTAFQNGLVKREDVFVTTKLWNTQHDDPVTAIKNSLENLQLDYVDLYLIHWPIKLRKEAPLSGALDRNPTKLTTEVNPYSGPKEEDFLPLDLKSTWQGMEQCLEMGLAKAIGVSNFSSKKIEDLLSHAKIPPAVVQVEMHPQWQQKKLRDYCSKHNIHVSAWSPLGAPNTPWGSNLVMGDPIIHEISLKYGKTRAQVMLRWGVEQGVSVLPKSYNTDRIFSNFQIFDWSLTPEDHDTVGMLKQAKLYRGNAFVNNTTSPYKTVEELWDGEI from the exons ATGTATATTTTTCAGACTGATTATCTACCATTTCAATCTGTTGTTGATGAACATGATGCAAATTTAAGGGTGCAGCCTTTTGAATGCTATGCAGAAAATATGGAAGTTTTCAAAAGAACTGCTCAACTGAATACAGGAGCCAAAATTCCATTGATTGGGCTGGGGACTGTTGCTCTTGATCAGAATGAGGAGAAAATTAAGGCAGCCGTGATTACAGCTCTCCAG GTAGGTTATCGACACTTCGACACAGCAAGCCTATACAACTCAGAGAGTCCACTGGGAAAAGCTCTGAATACGGCTTTTCAAAATGGACTTGTTAAGAGGGAAGATGTATTTGTCACCACGAAACTATGGAATACCCAACATGACGACCCCGTAACTGCAATCAAGAATAGTTTGGA GAATTTACAACTGGATTACGTTGATCTGTACCTTATCCACTGGCCCATCAAACTAAGAAAAGAAGCTCCATTGTCCGGAGCCCTTGACCGCAACCCTACCAAGTTGACAACAGAGGTGAATCCATATTCTGGGCCTAAAGAAGAAGACTTTTTACCCTTAGATTTGAAGTCTACTTGGCAGGGTATGGAGCAGTGCTTGGAGATGGGGCTTGCTAAAGCCATTGGGGTTAGTAACTTTTCATCTAAGAAGATTGAAGACTTATTGAGTCATGCTAAGATTCCTCCAGCAGTTGTTCAG GTAGAGATGCATCCACAATGGCAGCAAAAGAAGTTGAGAGATTATTGCAGCAAGCATAACAttcatgtgagtgcatggtctcctttgGGAGCTCCAAATACTCCATGGGGCTCAAATCTGGTGATGGGTGACCCCATCATTCATGAAATTTCTCTTAAGTATGGAAAGACTAGAGCCCAG GTTATGTTAAGGTGGGGGGTAGAACAGGGGGTGAGTGTGCTGCCCAAGAGCTATAACACAGATAGAATATTTTccaattttcaaatatttgattgGTCTTTGACTCCGGAAGATCATGATACGGTCGGCATGCTCAAGCAGGCTAAGTTATATCGTGGGAATGCTTTTGTTAATAACACAACCAGCCCCTACAAGACTGTTGAAGAATTATGGGATGGAGAGATTTAA